The Rouxiella sp. WC2420 region GAATCAGCACCACGGAATTAAGTGCCATCCAGCCTGTGACATAGTGCTCTTCATCACTGCTGGCGCTATCAAGGTCGCGGGCTATCTGGCTGATTTTTTCTTCATCAAGATCTGATAAAGCCAGGGTATTCTGAGCGTTGTAATAAAGTTTTTGCAGCGGTGAGGCTAAAGCATCGATCGCGGTCATAGCACGTTACCAGCCTGAGAAACATGGTTTACAGCTTACTCCAGGCTGTCATACAGGTTGCGATGAACTGCAAAAATCGTGGCGCAGATCGCACTCTTTTACGCTTATTCCACCTCAAACCATTCGCTGTTCTGCTCGGCAATGGGGGTTATCGAGAAGATCATTTCCTGCAAATGGGCTCGCAAAGCCTGCTCGGCTGCATCGGGATTTCTTGCCTGCAAGGCGGCGTAAATATTGTAGTGCTGCGCGATCAGATTCTCTGGCGGCGAGACCTTGCTAAGCGAGAAGAAGCGCACTCGGTCCATGGTGGCCTTGATATTCTCGATGGTTTCCCAGGCCAGTCGGCAGTCGATAATTTGCGCAATCAGACGGTGAAACTCGTCGTCGAGCTGCAAAAATTCCTGTGCCTGATTGCTCTTGGCCGCCAGCTCTTGTCGCTGAAGATTGTGTGCGAGCAGTGATAAATCCTGTTCGGTTACCACGCTGGCCGCGCGGCGGATGACTGCTGTTTCCAGCGCTTCGCGGATAAAACGGCCATCGGCCACGCGTTTGGCGGAGATTTTCATCACAAAAGTACCGCGCTGTGGCAGCACCTGTACCAGTCCGGCTTCCGCCAGCTTGATAAAAGCTTCACGAACCGGCTGCCGTGAGACATTGAATCGTGCTGAAATTTCCTTTTCCGAAAGAAATGCACCCGGCGCTATCACACAGGCGACAATGTCCTGTCGCAAAGTGCGATAAATTTGCTGATTTACCGGTACATTACCGCTCAATTCATAAGATTCTGTCATAGCGAAGGGCGCGATTTGAATGGGTGATAACTCCATAATAGCATGAGTTTCCAACAGGTTTTGCAATCGATATTGGCCTTGAATGTGTGGTTCGGGCGCCGGTAAATTCCATTGCCCGTCCAGTTTCAGCGTTTTTCACCCCAGCTATGATATTCACTGCCGCGCACGCCGGGAGCGGTTTCCGGCATCATCATCAGTCCAATAATCGAGATGACCCCCAGCACCATCATGTAAATCGCCAGCCCGTGGTAATCGCCGCCGGTGACTTGCAGAATTTTGACCGCCAAAAGCCCGAGCACGCCACTGCCGATAAGTGAGCCAATCTGCCAGATAAGCGCGATGCCGCTGCAGCGGATGCGAGTGGGAAACAGCTCTGGAAAATACGATGCTTGCGGCGCGTAGCACATACTGTGGCCAAAGGTCAGCGCCAGAATCATCGCGATTTGCGTCATCCAGAATGTGTCCTGCCTGAGCACCAGAAAGAACGGAATAATGCCAATCACCAGTAATACCGC contains the following coding sequences:
- a CDS encoding GntR family transcriptional regulator, which codes for MTESYELSGNVPVNQQIYRTLRQDIVACVIAPGAFLSEKEISARFNVSRQPVREAFIKLAEAGLVQVLPQRGTFVMKISAKRVADGRFIREALETAVIRRAASVVTEQDLSLLAHNLQRQELAAKSNQAQEFLQLDDEFHRLIAQIIDCRLAWETIENIKATMDRVRFFSLSKVSPPENLIAQHYNIYAALQARNPDAAEQALRAHLQEMIFSITPIAEQNSEWFEVE